The Armatimonadota bacterium genome window below encodes:
- a CDS encoding ABC transporter ATP-binding protein, with translation MTKPQSGLRRLWQYSGPHRTQVWLASTYTTLGKVMDVVPEVLIGAVIDVIVRGKGSFLAVQFGVEDRWYQLVILTIANALCWIFESLFGYLSAVTWRNLSQTIEHEMRIGLYDHVQKLELAWFEDTTSGGLMSVMNDDINQLERFLDGGAASIITVFWNVVLVGAVFFLSSPLLTLLAFLPIPIIILGSVKYQNSLKPRYAKVREAVSEMGSVLGTNLGGISTIKAFTSEPMESKRVMLASSNYREANREAIKYSAGFVPLIRMVILTGFTCTLIFGGWLVLNGGMEVGIYSVLVFMTQRLLWPMTGLGDTLDQYQRAMASTNRIFALLNTQPKMVEGSATLESPVRGEIRFENVTFGYTPELPILKGINLHVPAGETHAIIGATGAGKSTVIRLLLRFYDTVSGRVTIDGMDIKDLSYASLRGACGYVAQDVFLFHGTVRENILYGREQATEAEVQEAAKQAEAHEFIMQLPNGYDTVVGERGQKLSGGQRQRISLARAILRTPAILVLDEATSAVDNETEAAIQRSLAHVTKGRTSLVIAHRLSTVRDADKIWVLEAGQVTESGRHEELLRNNGLYAALWRVQTGEANLVQS, from the coding sequence TATCGACGTGATCGTGCGCGGCAAGGGTTCCTTTTTAGCCGTCCAGTTTGGGGTCGAAGATCGGTGGTATCAGCTCGTGATACTCACGATCGCAAACGCTCTCTGCTGGATTTTTGAGTCTTTGTTCGGATACCTCAGTGCAGTGACGTGGAGGAATCTATCCCAGACGATCGAACACGAGATGCGGATCGGCCTCTATGACCACGTTCAAAAACTGGAACTCGCGTGGTTCGAGGACACGACAAGTGGGGGCCTGATGAGCGTGATGAATGACGACATCAACCAATTGGAACGATTTCTTGACGGGGGAGCTGCATCAATCATCACGGTGTTCTGGAATGTCGTCCTTGTCGGAGCGGTCTTTTTCCTTAGCTCGCCATTGTTGACTTTGCTCGCGTTCTTGCCAATTCCCATCATCATCTTGGGATCAGTCAAGTATCAAAACAGTCTAAAGCCTCGCTATGCAAAGGTGCGCGAGGCAGTCTCCGAAATGGGTTCGGTGCTGGGAACAAACCTTGGCGGAATCAGCACGATCAAGGCGTTCACCTCTGAGCCAATGGAATCAAAGCGGGTCATGTTGGCATCGTCGAACTATCGGGAAGCCAACCGCGAGGCGATCAAGTACTCGGCCGGATTTGTGCCGCTGATTCGCATGGTAATCCTTACCGGATTCACATGCACCCTCATTTTCGGAGGCTGGCTCGTCCTGAATGGCGGCATGGAAGTTGGCATCTACTCGGTGCTTGTCTTCATGACCCAGCGTCTTCTATGGCCGATGACCGGCTTGGGCGACACGTTGGATCAGTACCAACGAGCTATGGCCTCGACGAATCGAATCTTTGCGCTACTAAACACTCAACCCAAAATGGTTGAGGGTTCTGCGACGCTCGAATCGCCTGTTCGGGGGGAGATTCGATTTGAGAACGTCACGTTTGGCTACACGCCAGAATTACCAATTCTCAAGGGAATCAATTTGCACGTTCCTGCGGGCGAAACTCATGCGATTATCGGTGCAACGGGTGCGGGTAAGTCGACAGTGATTCGCCTTCTGTTGAGGTTTTACGACACTGTTTCGGGACGCGTCACCATTGACGGGATGGACATCAAGGACTTAAGCTACGCCAGTCTGCGCGGAGCCTGTGGATATGTTGCCCAAGACGTGTTTCTGTTCCATGGCACCGTCCGCGAGAACATCCTGTACGGCCGTGAACAAGCAACCGAAGCCGAAGTCCAAGAAGCCGCGAAGCAAGCCGAGGCGCATGAATTCATTATGCAACTGCCCAATGGTTACGACACTGTCGTCGGCGAACGGGGCCAGAAGCTGAGCGGCGGCCAGCGGCAACGAATCTCGCTGGCTCGCGCGATTCTACGTACACCCGCAATCCTTGTGCTGGATGAAGCCACTTCGGCAGTCGATAACGAAACAGAAGCTGCGATCCAACGTTCACTTGCTCATGTCACGAAGGGCCGCACCTCGCTGGTGATCGCACACCGGCTTTCCACGGTTCGCGACGCAGATAAGATCTGGGTGCTAGAGGCAGGGCAGGTGACCGAATCTGGACGTCACGAGGAGCTTCTGCGGAACAACGGCCTTTACGCTGCACTCTGGCGAGTCCAAACTGGAGAAGCCAACCTCGTTCAGTCATGA